CAAGGGCATGGAACGGTGCTGCCTCGGCTGCCACCAGGGCATCTGCCCCCTGTTCAATTGCCGTTGTCGCACATTCCTTCCCACAGGAACGCACATCCACCCAGAAGGTCTTCATACATCTCCCCCAAGTGCATCCTCAGGCGTTGCGTTCTGGTGCACCACACGGGTGATAGCACGGATGAACGGTGCCGGGTTGTCACGCTGGAAGGCATTTCTTCCCATCGCGACCCCTGCTGCACCGGCACCCACCGCCTCACGGATCATCGCAAGGGACTCAATATCTCCACCCTTTTCACCGCCTGCGATCAGCACCGGTACTGCACAGGCACTGGTAATTGCGGCAAACGTCTCCGGATCACCAGTGTAACTGGTTTTAATGATATCGGCGCCCAGCTCTTCTGCCACCCGCACACAGAGCCCGATTGCCTCCGGATCTCTCGTGTCAACACCCTCCCCACGGGGGTAGATCATGATGAGAAGCGGCATACCCCATCGGGTACACTGCCGGGAGATGACACCCGCCTCCTCAATCATCTTTGATTCATTCGGAGCCCCCAGATTGATGTGAATGGAGACACAGTCTGCACCAAGGAAGATAGCCTCCTCCACCGAGCATACCGACACCTTATCATTCGGGTCCGGATTCAGCGACGTGCTCGCCGAGAGATGGACGATGAGACCGATATCAGGGCCTGTCTTCCGGTGCCCGTGGCGAACCATCCCCTTATGAAGGACAATCGCGTTCGCACCACCCTCACTCACCGCAGAGATGATCTCCGGCATATCGTGCAGCCCGTAGATCTGCCCGAGAGAGAACCCGTGGTCCATTGGGATGATGACTGATCGCCCGGTATTCCGGTTCATGATCCGCTCCAGACGGATGGCTTTTCCGATCATACACGGGTTCCTGCCCTGAGGATCTCTGCCGCTTCCTCTGCACTGCGGTGTTCATGCACGACCTGTGCCATTGCACGGACAAAGAGGTCAGGGTGCGGGTGCTGGAAGGCATTTCTGCCGATGGAAATACCTGCGGCGCCCCCTTCCATTGCGCCTTCTATCATCTGCAGGGTCGCAAGATCATCCCCGCGTGCACCACCTGCGACGACGACCGGGACGTGGCACCCGGCGGTGACCTCACGGAATGAATCCGGATCCCCGGTGTATGGAGTCTTTACGATATCAGCACCGAGTTCAGACGCCACCCTGGCCGCATGTTTCACTTCATCTTTTCCCTTCTCATTGAGTACATTTGGTCCTCGCGGGTACATCATCGCGAGAAGAGGCATGCCCCATTCCATACACTCAACTGCGATACGGCCCAGGTCTTCGAGCATCCGCGCCTCAGAGTCAGCACCGATATTGCAGTGAACCGACACCCCGTCCGCCCCCATCTTCAGGGCATTTGTGACCGTGTTCACGATCACCTTGTCGTTCGGGTCAGGGCCCATATCAGTGCTTGCAGAGAGATGGAGAATCAGACCGATGTCCGGGCCCCCTTTCCGGTGACCATGCAGGGCAAGACCAATGTGGCCAAGGACTGCATTGGCTCCCCCCTGTGCCACCAGGTTTATGCTTTCATCCAGATCGATGACACCTGCAATCGGCCCGCTCGATACCCCGTGGTCCATGGGAACGATTACTGTTGCGCCCGTGTCACGGTTCATAATTCTTTCCAGTCGGATTTGTTTTCCTCTCATGGTAAGTCACTCCCCGGCAGTTAATGCCAGACAGAATAAATGCACCTACCTCAGAGAATAAACGCAAACCGGTTAAAGATTGCGCTCACTTCGTAGTAGGGCCAAAAAAACTGATAATAACGATATGCGGAATGCTGAGCGCTTGTGCTGGGGTTAAGACCCATAACAGACACCAGACGATCTCCACACATTAGAAAAGTATTGGGTACATATCAGATATAAACATTTGTTCGGTTGCGAGGAGAATGTATACCGATATGTATTGTACCGGCATGTCCCGGTAAAGATGATAAGCAATAAAAACCTATTTTTTAAGTACAAATGCGCAGGATTGGATTACTGGGGTGCGGAAATGTTGGAGAAATCATCGCACACAAACATGAGGGGTTTATTATCGCAGCTCTCCATGACGCCGTATATACCAGAGCACAGGCCGTTGAGGACGCGTGCGGAGCCAGGGCATACGAGTCATTTGATGAGTTTCTTGCACAGGACATCGACATTGTGGTGGAAGCGGCATCGGTTTCTGCGGTGAAGACACACGCCGAAGCAATCCTTCTTGCGGGAAAAGATATGGTTATCCTCAGTGTGGGCGCCCTCACAGACAAACCATTCCGGGACCACCTGAAGGAGTGTGCAGTGTCGACCGGTGCACGGATATACATCCCGAGTGGTGCCATCACCGGCCTGGACAACCTCAAGGTCTGCCAGATTGCGAGAGTAAGTAAAGTGCTGCTGAGGACCACCAAAAATCCGCGTTCACTGGGCATTGAGGCAGACCATCCCATGCTCCTCTTTAAGGGGACCGCACGTGACTGTATCCGCCAGTATCCGAAGAATATCAATGTCGCGGTAGCAATCGAACTGGCCTCAGGGCATGAAACTGAGGTCGAACTGTGGGCAGACCCAAATACTGACCGCAATACCCATGAACTCATCGTAGAAGGTGAATTCGGAGATATAAATATCACGGTGAGCAACCGCCCCAGCCCGGAGAACCCGGCAACGAGTTATCTTGCCGCACTCTCCATCCTGACATTGTTGC
Above is a window of Methanogenium organophilum DNA encoding:
- a CDS encoding 2-amino-3,7-dideoxy-D-threo-hept-6-ulosonate synthase produces the protein MIGKAIRLERIMNRNTGRSVIIPMDHGFSLGQIYGLHDMPEIISAVSEGGANAIVLHKGMVRHGHRKTGPDIGLIVHLSASTSLNPDPNDKVSVCSVEEAIFLGADCVSIHINLGAPNESKMIEEAGVISRQCTRWGMPLLIMIYPRGEGVDTRDPEAIGLCVRVAEELGADIIKTSYTGDPETFAAITSACAVPVLIAGGEKGGDIESLAMIREAVGAGAAGVAMGRNAFQRDNPAPFIRAITRVVHQNATPEDALGGDV
- a CDS encoding 2-amino-3,7-dideoxy-D-threo-hept-6-ulosonate synthase; this translates as MRGKQIRLERIMNRDTGATVIVPMDHGVSSGPIAGVIDLDESINLVAQGGANAVLGHIGLALHGHRKGGPDIGLILHLSASTDMGPDPNDKVIVNTVTNALKMGADGVSVHCNIGADSEARMLEDLGRIAVECMEWGMPLLAMMYPRGPNVLNEKGKDEVKHAARVASELGADIVKTPYTGDPDSFREVTAGCHVPVVVAGGARGDDLATLQMIEGAMEGGAAGISIGRNAFQHPHPDLFVRAMAQVVHEHRSAEEAAEILRAGTRV
- the nadX gene encoding aspartate dehydrogenase, with product MRRIGLLGCGNVGEIIAHKHEGFIIAALHDAVYTRAQAVEDACGARAYESFDEFLAQDIDIVVEAASVSAVKTHAEAILLAGKDMVILSVGALTDKPFRDHLKECAVSTGARIYIPSGAITGLDNLKVCQIARVSKVLLRTTKNPRSLGIEADHPMLLFKGTARDCIRQYPKNINVAVAIELASGHETEVELWADPNTDRNTHELIVEGEFGDINITVSNRPSPENPATSYLAALSILTLLRNLDNPIQIGT